A genome region from Frankineae bacterium MT45 includes the following:
- a CDS encoding sulfate transport system substrate-binding protein, with the protein MIGTRFRKCGKLTTLVASVATVALGVTACSSSSASGSTELKLVAYSVPKPAYDALQAAFGKTSAGKGVTWKSSYGASGTQSKNVSAGTVKADYVAFSVTPDLTKLVPKYVDAGWNSGPTKGMVSDSVVVISVRKGNPLHITGWDDLIKPGVKIVTPDPASSGSAKWNILAAYSHVEAAGGTEAEAKDYLTKFFGNVVSRASSGAVATTQFLGGTGDVLISYENEAIASRQAGKSLDYIVPDQTILIENPAAVTKTAPTQAKDFLTFLLSSAGQQIFASKGYRPVVAGTTIGTVEGANDPSNPFPTPKKLVTIADLGGWTAVNAKFFGPTGLVTQIEKTG; encoded by the coding sequence ATGATAGGAACTCGCTTTCGCAAGTGCGGAAAGCTCACCACGCTGGTCGCCTCAGTCGCCACAGTCGCGCTGGGTGTCACGGCGTGTTCGTCGAGTTCGGCCAGTGGCTCCACCGAGCTGAAGCTGGTCGCGTATTCCGTGCCGAAGCCGGCCTACGACGCTCTGCAGGCCGCGTTCGGTAAGACCTCAGCCGGCAAGGGCGTCACCTGGAAGTCCTCCTACGGCGCCAGCGGCACGCAGAGCAAGAACGTCAGCGCCGGAACCGTCAAGGCCGACTACGTTGCCTTCTCAGTCACTCCGGACCTGACGAAGCTCGTCCCCAAGTACGTCGACGCCGGCTGGAATTCGGGCCCGACCAAGGGCATGGTCTCCGACTCGGTGGTCGTCATCTCGGTGCGCAAGGGCAACCCGCTGCACATCACCGGCTGGGACGACCTCATCAAGCCTGGCGTCAAGATCGTCACCCCTGACCCCGCCTCGTCCGGGTCGGCGAAGTGGAACATCCTCGCCGCCTACTCCCACGTAGAGGCCGCCGGTGGCACTGAGGCCGAGGCCAAGGACTACCTCACCAAGTTCTTCGGCAACGTAGTGAGCCGCGCCTCCAGCGGCGCCGTGGCCACCACCCAGTTCCTGGGCGGAACCGGAGACGTCCTGATCTCATACGAGAACGAGGCGATCGCCTCGCGACAGGCCGGAAAGTCGCTCGACTACATCGTCCCCGACCAGACGATCTTGATCGAGAACCCCGCTGCGGTTACCAAGACGGCGCCGACGCAGGCCAAGGACTTCCTCACCTTCCTGCTCAGCTCGGCCGGGCAGCAGATCTTCGCCAGCAAGGGGTACCGTCCGGTCGTCGCCGGCACCACCATCGGCACGGTCGAGGGTGCGAATGACCCGAGCAACCCGTTCCCGACGCCGAAGAAGCTGGTGACGATCGCTGACCTCGGTGGCTGGACCGCGGTGAACGCCAAGTTCTTCGGTCCGACCGGACTGGTCACGCAGATCGAGAAGACCGGCTGA
- a CDS encoding sulfate transport system permease protein has product MALDTIEPTDAVQPSAAPRRRRRKTGSPDTSRLRLGSGLGLGIAVIWLSLVVLLPLAAVVGKGFSDGWHGFWDAISSPEVLSAFRLTVGLSLTVAVVNAVMGTLIAWVLVRDSFPGQRLVEIVIDVPFALPTIVAGLVMLTLYGGDSPIGVHLVGTRIGIFVALLFVTLPFTVRTVQPVLIDMDQDVEEAAASLGAGPFTVFRRVVLPSILPAIFAGTSLSFARALGEYGSVVLISSNLPFKTEIASAIIYGKLQDADNPTQSVRDAAAIATLLLLASAVVLVLLEILQRRTNRRG; this is encoded by the coding sequence ATGGCCCTCGACACGATAGAGCCCACAGACGCGGTGCAGCCCTCGGCCGCACCGCGTCGTCGGCGTCGGAAAACCGGATCGCCTGATACCAGCCGGCTACGACTGGGGTCGGGCCTCGGCCTGGGAATCGCCGTCATCTGGCTGAGTCTGGTCGTCCTCCTCCCGCTGGCCGCGGTGGTGGGTAAGGGCTTCAGTGATGGCTGGCACGGATTCTGGGACGCGATCTCCAGTCCCGAGGTGCTCAGCGCGTTTCGGCTCACGGTTGGCCTGTCGCTGACCGTGGCCGTCGTCAACGCCGTGATGGGAACCCTCATCGCCTGGGTGCTCGTCCGTGACTCATTCCCTGGGCAGCGCCTGGTCGAGATCGTCATCGACGTGCCCTTCGCACTCCCGACCATCGTCGCCGGGCTGGTGATGCTCACCCTCTACGGCGGTGACAGCCCGATCGGTGTGCATCTGGTCGGTACCCGGATCGGCATCTTCGTCGCACTGCTCTTCGTGACGCTTCCCTTCACAGTGCGAACCGTGCAGCCCGTCCTCATCGACATGGATCAGGACGTAGAGGAGGCCGCCGCCTCCCTAGGTGCCGGTCCGTTCACGGTCTTCCGACGGGTCGTGCTCCCGTCGATCCTCCCGGCCATCTTCGCCGGCACGTCGCTGTCGTTCGCCCGTGCGCTCGGTGAGTACGGATCCGTGGTGCTCATCTCGAGCAATCTGCCGTTCAAGACCGAGATCGCCTCGGCGATTATCTACGGCAAGCTGCAGGACGCCGACAACCCGACGCAGTCCGTCCGGGACGCGGCCGCGATCGCCACCCTGCTGCTGCTCGCCAGCGCCGTGGTGCTGGTGCTGCTCGAGATCCTGCAGCGACGGACCAACCGCCGTGGCTAG
- a CDS encoding sulfate transport system permease protein, with protein sequence MVDAAVTPVAAARAPRARRQSRAGRSVLRVVAVTYVVILVVVPLLLVVWRTFKPGIREVLKSLSDPLTVHAFQLTAIIAVLAVLLNTIFGIGVGLLLARYSFPGRGLLSAFIDLPIAISPIVVGLALILVYGPTGWFATPLSDANFNIIGAIPGMVLATVFVSLPLVVREIVPVLEEAGIEQEQAARCLGAGSFVTFRRITLPTIRWALAYGVVLSLARALGEYGAVLVVSGNVEGSTETATLRIDNLYEYSQQTDAAYAITFVLVAVAIVAIIAITIISPKQESR encoded by the coding sequence ATGGTCGACGCCGCCGTCACGCCCGTGGCCGCGGCCCGGGCGCCGCGGGCACGGCGTCAGAGTCGGGCCGGGCGCAGCGTGCTCCGCGTCGTCGCCGTCACCTACGTCGTGATCCTCGTCGTCGTGCCCCTGCTGCTGGTCGTCTGGCGGACGTTCAAGCCGGGCATCCGTGAGGTCCTGAAGTCACTCTCCGATCCACTGACCGTTCATGCCTTTCAGCTCACCGCCATCATCGCGGTGCTGGCCGTGCTGCTCAACACGATCTTCGGCATCGGCGTCGGTCTGCTGCTGGCTCGCTACAGCTTCCCTGGGCGGGGGCTGCTATCGGCGTTCATCGACCTTCCGATCGCAATCTCGCCGATCGTCGTCGGACTCGCGCTGATCCTGGTCTATGGGCCGACCGGCTGGTTCGCGACGCCGCTAAGCGACGCGAACTTCAACATCATCGGGGCGATCCCGGGCATGGTGCTGGCCACCGTCTTCGTCTCGTTGCCACTCGTCGTGCGGGAGATCGTGCCGGTGCTCGAGGAGGCCGGCATCGAGCAGGAGCAGGCCGCCCGCTGCCTCGGAGCCGGCTCCTTCGTGACCTTCCGTCGCATCACGCTCCCCACCATTCGCTGGGCGCTCGCCTACGGAGTCGTGCTCAGCCTCGCTCGGGCGCTGGGGGAGTACGGGGCGGTGCTCGTCGTCTCCGGCAACGTCGAGGGGAGTACGGAGACGGCCACCCTGCGAATCGACAATCTCTACGAGTACTCGCAGCAGACGGATGCGGCCTACGCCATCACCTTCGTCCTGGTCGCAGTCGCAATTGTGGCCATCATTGCGATCACGATTATCAGTCCCAAGCAGGAGTCCCGATGA
- a CDS encoding sulfate transport system ATP-binding protein — translation MSIEVRNIHKRFGDFVALDDINLTVRSGELTALLGPSGGGKSTLLRIIAGLESPDSGTVRIEGNDATALPPQRRNVGFVFQHYAVFKHLTVARNVAFGLEIRKRPKDEIKKRVHELLELVHLDQFADRLPSQLSGGQRQRMALARALAVEPKVLLLDEPFGALDAQVRKELRDWLRRLHDEVHVTTVFVTHDQEEALEVSDELVVINHGVIEQVGSPNELYDRPVNDFVMSFLGPVTRLGGKLVRPHDIEVLADDRAGATPALVTRLQRIGFQVRLELESGGGESWVQLNKEQSDSLGLEVGKSVWLREAPHAAAVVES, via the coding sequence ATGAGCATCGAAGTTCGCAATATCCATAAGCGATTCGGTGACTTCGTCGCCCTGGACGACATCAACCTGACGGTGCGCAGCGGCGAACTCACCGCGCTACTGGGCCCCAGTGGTGGCGGGAAGTCGACCCTACTGCGGATCATCGCCGGTCTGGAGAGCCCTGACTCCGGCACGGTGAGGATCGAAGGCAACGACGCCACCGCGCTCCCGCCGCAGCGGCGCAATGTCGGCTTCGTCTTCCAGCACTACGCGGTCTTCAAGCACCTCACAGTGGCGCGCAACGTCGCCTTCGGGCTGGAGATCCGCAAGCGCCCCAAGGACGAGATCAAGAAGCGGGTGCACGAACTCCTCGAACTCGTGCATCTCGACCAGTTCGCCGACCGTCTCCCGTCCCAGCTCTCCGGTGGGCAGCGGCAGCGCATGGCGCTCGCGCGGGCGCTGGCCGTCGAGCCGAAGGTGCTCCTCCTCGACGAGCCCTTCGGTGCCCTGGACGCGCAGGTGCGCAAGGAGCTGCGGGACTGGCTGCGACGCCTGCACGACGAGGTTCATGTCACCACCGTCTTCGTGACCCACGATCAGGAGGAGGCGCTGGAGGTCTCCGACGAGCTGGTGGTCATCAATCACGGCGTCATCGAGCAGGTGGGCTCGCCCAACGAGCTCTATGACCGGCCGGTCAACGACTTCGTGATGAGCTTCCTGGGCCCGGTGACGAGACTGGGCGGCAAGCTGGTACGCCCGCACGACATCGAGGTGCTGGCCGACGACCGCGCGGGTGCCACTCCGGCGCTGGTGACACGACTGCAGCGCATCGGGTTCCAGGTTCGACTGGAGCTGGAGTCCGGAGGTGGGGAGAGCTGGGTCCAGCTGAACAAGGAGCAGTCGGACTCGCTCGGTCTCGAGGTCGGCAAGTCGGTCTGGCTCCGCGAGGCGCCCCACGCCGCCGCGGTCGTCGAAAGCTGA
- a CDS encoding transcriptional regulator, BadM/Rrf2 family translates to MEISAKTDYAVRALLGLAARSPDLVKVDVIIGEQNLPRKFVEAILGELRRAGIVRSQRGAEGGYALARPASEITLGAVIRAVDGPLAEVRGLRPNETSYTGVAEHLPEVWVAVRASLRRVLDETSLQQVLNGKLPAHVRKMVDAPDAWLPR, encoded by the coding sequence GTGGAGATCTCGGCGAAGACTGACTACGCAGTTCGTGCGCTTCTGGGTTTAGCCGCCCGTTCACCCGATCTGGTGAAGGTCGACGTGATTATCGGCGAGCAGAACCTTCCCCGAAAGTTCGTCGAGGCGATCCTCGGGGAACTGCGGCGAGCGGGCATTGTCCGCAGCCAGCGCGGCGCCGAGGGCGGTTACGCGCTGGCCCGGCCGGCGAGTGAGATCACCCTGGGCGCGGTGATCCGGGCCGTCGACGGCCCGCTGGCCGAGGTGCGCGGATTGCGTCCCAATGAGACGAGCTACACCGGCGTGGCCGAACACCTGCCCGAGGTCTGGGTCGCGGTCCGGGCCAGTCTGCGCCGGGTGCTGGACGAGACGTCACTCCAGCAGGTCCTCAACGGCAAACTCCCGGCGCACGTGCGCAAGATGGTCGATGCCCCTGATGCCTGGCTCCCGCGCTGA
- a CDS encoding Predicted arabinose efflux permease, MFS family, translating into MLALAAVAFLVALGFGVVAPAIPLFARQFGVSRTAAGAVISVFAGARLLAAPFTGRLVNRVGERIMLATGIGVVAVSSLMAGFSQSYWQLLALRGAGGVGSIMFSVSASSLLIRVTPGHLRGRAQGVFGGGFLLGAIAGPALGVVASISLRAPFFLYAGTLVLAGWVGLWALRTSTLAAKSDRRDGPVLKLGTALRDRAYLATLVVNLAEDWAVIGTRSALVPLFVADRLGLSSIWTYVGFFVVSVVSGCLLLPFGRYVDSNGRRPALIGGLAIGGLGLATLPLLPSAAGLMLAMALLGVSGAALSVASGAMLGDIVGGRGGTVVATYQMAGDVGSFAGPLCAGAVADAHGYAASFGLATAITTVPIALVAASRETLGRRITE; encoded by the coding sequence GTGCTGGCGCTGGCCGCGGTCGCGTTCCTGGTCGCTCTCGGCTTCGGTGTGGTCGCACCGGCGATTCCGCTCTTTGCTCGGCAATTCGGCGTGAGCCGCACGGCGGCCGGGGCGGTGATCAGCGTCTTCGCCGGTGCCCGGTTGCTGGCGGCGCCGTTCACCGGGCGCCTGGTCAATCGCGTCGGCGAGCGCATCATGCTGGCCACCGGGATCGGCGTCGTCGCGGTCTCCAGCCTGATGGCTGGCTTCTCGCAGAGCTACTGGCAACTGCTGGCGCTGCGGGGGGCCGGCGGTGTCGGTTCCATCATGTTCAGCGTGAGCGCGTCCAGCCTGCTGATCCGCGTGACTCCCGGACATCTGCGGGGCCGGGCCCAAGGCGTCTTCGGCGGAGGCTTCCTACTCGGCGCGATCGCCGGCCCGGCGCTCGGGGTGGTGGCGTCGATCTCGCTACGAGCGCCGTTCTTTCTCTACGCGGGGACGCTCGTGCTTGCCGGCTGGGTGGGCCTCTGGGCCCTGCGCACGAGCACGCTCGCGGCAAAGTCCGACCGGCGTGACGGGCCGGTACTGAAGCTGGGCACGGCGCTGAGAGACCGGGCCTATCTCGCGACCCTCGTGGTTAATCTGGCTGAGGATTGGGCGGTCATCGGCACCCGCTCAGCGCTCGTACCGCTCTTCGTCGCCGACCGGCTCGGGCTCAGCTCGATCTGGACGTATGTCGGGTTCTTCGTCGTCAGCGTCGTCAGTGGCTGCCTGCTGCTGCCCTTCGGTCGCTACGTCGACTCCAATGGACGTCGCCCGGCGCTCATCGGCGGTCTGGCGATCGGTGGCCTGGGGCTGGCCACGCTACCGCTGCTCCCCAGCGCGGCCGGGCTGATGCTGGCCATGGCACTGCTGGGGGTCAGCGGCGCCGCGCTCTCGGTCGCGTCGGGCGCGATGCTCGGTGACATCGTTGGTGGCCGGGGTGGCACCGTCGTAGCCACGTATCAGATGGCCGGCGACGTCGGTAGCTTCGCCGGACCGCTCTGCGCCGGCGCGGTTGCCGACGCCCACGGCTACGCAGCCTCCTTCGGCCTGGCCACCGCGATCACGACGGTGCCGATCGCACTCGTGGCGGCATCTCGCGAAACGCTCGGCCGTAGGATCACCGAATGA
- a CDS encoding Predicted Zn-dependent peptidase, producing MITRTTLPGGLRVLSEAMPGVRSASIGVWVPIGSRDESPSVAGASHFLEHLLFKGTATRTGLEIARTMDSVGGEFNAFTEKEHTCYYATVLDRDLPLAIDIISDVVLNATIRSEDVDVERNVVLEEIAMRDDDPSDLVHDEFASALFGDSPIGRPILGTVESIESISRAQVAGYYRRRYQTREMVVAVAGNLDHSAVVNRVRANFGDRLDPAGVSGAPRSGSATRYPPIHPTRVVEDDTEQANIILGTRAFSRHDDRRFIVGVLSAALGGGMSSRLFQSIREERGLAYSVYSFGGSYADIGQFGVYAGCQPAKVNQVLELMQQDLAAVAAGALTEDEVQRGKGQMSGGIVLGLEDAGSRMTRLGKSEICYGDVLGLDELLARVDSVTHQQVTEVAQQLLSQPKCLTVVGPFGEHEFDGAV from the coding sequence GTGATCACCCGCACGACTCTCCCCGGTGGACTGCGGGTACTCAGCGAGGCGATGCCCGGGGTGCGCAGCGCGAGCATCGGGGTGTGGGTTCCGATCGGTAGCCGCGACGAGTCACCTTCGGTCGCCGGGGCCAGTCACTTCCTCGAACACCTGCTCTTCAAGGGCACGGCTACCCGAACCGGGCTGGAGATCGCCCGCACCATGGATAGCGTGGGCGGCGAGTTCAACGCGTTCACCGAGAAGGAGCACACCTGCTACTACGCGACCGTGCTCGACCGCGACCTGCCGCTGGCCATCGACATCATCTCGGACGTGGTTCTGAACGCGACGATCCGCTCCGAGGACGTCGACGTCGAGCGTAACGTCGTGCTCGAGGAGATCGCCATGAGAGACGACGATCCCTCCGATCTCGTCCACGACGAGTTCGCGAGTGCGCTCTTCGGCGACTCGCCGATCGGCCGCCCCATCCTGGGCACCGTTGAGTCGATCGAGTCGATCAGCCGGGCCCAGGTCGCCGGGTACTACCGCCGTCGTTACCAGACCCGCGAGATGGTGGTCGCCGTGGCCGGCAACCTCGATCACTCGGCCGTCGTCAATCGCGTGCGGGCGAACTTCGGCGACCGCCTCGACCCGGCTGGCGTCAGCGGTGCTCCTCGCTCCGGCTCGGCGACGCGCTACCCGCCGATCCACCCGACCCGGGTGGTGGAGGACGACACGGAGCAGGCCAATATCATCCTGGGCACGCGGGCGTTCTCCCGCCACGATGACCGGCGATTCATTGTGGGTGTCCTCTCGGCCGCGCTCGGCGGCGGGATGAGTTCCCGGCTTTTCCAGTCGATCCGCGAGGAGCGGGGGCTGGCGTACTCCGTCTACAGCTTCGGCGGGAGCTACGCCGACATCGGCCAGTTCGGGGTCTATGCCGGGTGTCAGCCGGCCAAGGTGAACCAGGTGCTGGAGCTGATGCAGCAGGACCTGGCCGCCGTGGCGGCCGGCGCGCTCACCGAAGACGAGGTGCAGCGGGGGAAGGGGCAGATGAGCGGCGGAATCGTGCTCGGGCTGGAGGACGCCGGTTCCCGTATGACGCGGTTGGGGAAGAGCGAGATCTGCTACGGCGACGTGCTCGGCCTCGACGAACTCCTGGCCCGGGTCGACTCGGTCACTCATCAGCAGGTAACCGAGGTGGCCCAGCAGTTGTTGAGCCAACCGAAGTGCCTGACGGTTGTGGGACCCTTCGGTGAACATGAATTCGATGGCGCGGTGTAG
- a CDS encoding dihydrodipicolinate reductase (manually curated): MSTTVTEPVRVGVLGARGRMGAQVCKAVDAAPDMDLVGMVDIGDWLFSVADADAQVLVDFTHPDVVMENVRFAIDQDINIVIGTTGITDERIETIREWLVDKPHVGVLVAPNFGIGAVLSMRFAQLAARFYDSVEVVELHHPKKVDAPSGTAIHTAKLISAARASAGVGPIPDATTQSLDGARGASVDGVRVHALRIAGLVAHQEVVFGTEGETLTIRHDSLHRSSFMPGVLLGIREIVNRPGLTVGIESLLGL; the protein is encoded by the coding sequence ATGAGTACAACAGTGACTGAACCAGTCAGAGTCGGAGTTCTGGGTGCCCGGGGCCGAATGGGTGCGCAGGTGTGCAAGGCCGTCGACGCGGCGCCTGACATGGATCTGGTCGGGATGGTCGACATCGGCGACTGGCTCTTCAGCGTGGCCGATGCCGACGCGCAGGTCCTCGTCGACTTCACCCATCCAGATGTCGTCATGGAGAACGTACGGTTCGCCATCGACCAGGACATCAACATCGTCATCGGCACCACCGGGATCACGGACGAGCGGATCGAGACCATCCGCGAGTGGCTCGTCGACAAGCCGCACGTCGGCGTGCTCGTGGCCCCGAACTTCGGCATCGGGGCGGTCCTGTCGATGCGGTTCGCTCAGCTCGCCGCGCGCTTCTACGACTCGGTCGAGGTCGTCGAACTGCACCACCCGAAGAAGGTGGACGCCCCCAGTGGCACGGCGATCCACACCGCGAAACTCATCAGCGCCGCCCGCGCGAGTGCGGGTGTCGGTCCCATTCCGGACGCGACGACGCAGAGCCTCGACGGGGCTCGCGGCGCGTCGGTGGACGGTGTGCGGGTGCATGCGCTGCGCATCGCCGGGTTGGTCGCCCACCAGGAGGTCGTCTTCGGCACCGAGGGGGAGACACTGACGATCCGCCATGATTCGCTGCACCGCTCATCGTTCATGCCCGGGGTGCTGCTCGGAATCAGAGAGATCGTCAACCGGCCGGGGCTCACCGTCGGCATCGAATCCCTGCTGGGGCTGTGA
- a CDS encoding TIGR02453 family protein, which yields MSPFTGIPIAALDFYEDLEDDNSKAYWTAHKQIYEESVRRPIEELVAALAPEFGPAKLFRPYRDVRFAKDKTPYKTHQGAWFSEASMYLEVSAAGLRVAGGYWQCASDQVERLRRGVADDVAGPQLERVLADLARAKLSVNGDQLTRVPAGYPKDHPRADLLRYKTLTAHRLYGAPAWLSTARAKSEVAKGWRSISPLCDWLQTHVGPSNDLSARR from the coding sequence ATGAGCCCGTTCACCGGTATTCCGATCGCCGCCCTCGACTTCTACGAAGATTTGGAGGATGACAACTCGAAGGCCTACTGGACCGCGCACAAGCAGATCTACGAAGAGTCGGTCCGCCGTCCGATCGAAGAGCTGGTGGCCGCGCTCGCGCCGGAGTTCGGCCCCGCGAAGCTCTTCCGCCCATATCGGGACGTCCGCTTCGCCAAGGACAAGACCCCGTACAAGACTCATCAGGGCGCCTGGTTCAGCGAAGCCTCGATGTATCTCGAGGTCTCGGCCGCGGGTCTGCGTGTCGCCGGAGGCTACTGGCAGTGCGCGAGCGACCAGGTGGAACGTCTGCGCCGGGGCGTGGCCGACGACGTCGCCGGGCCGCAGCTGGAGAGGGTGCTCGCCGATCTCGCCCGGGCCAAGCTCTCCGTCAACGGCGATCAATTGACGCGGGTGCCGGCCGGCTACCCCAAGGATCACCCGCGAGCTGACCTGCTCCGCTACAAGACGTTGACCGCCCACCGCCTCTACGGTGCGCCGGCGTGGCTGAGCACCGCCCGGGCCAAGTCCGAGGTGGCCAAGGGCTGGCGCAGCATCTCACCGCTCTGCGACTGGCTGCAGACCCATGTCGGGCCGAGCAACGACCTCAGCGCTCGCCGCTGA
- a CDS encoding L-amino acid N-acyltransferase YncA, producing the protein MADVSVRPARPEDASTLAQIQVEVWQTAYGSFLPPAILALTSAEVRPPWSAAITDPPSAQHHVLVAQEQEWVVGFVALGPADPEEPTPDVANTGLLGPILVQPRWGRRGHGSRLLAASVEHALNDGMTRLICWIAEADQVSRTFLSTAGWQVDGYARALDTGSGELREIRLHTSLTDDEKSTQP; encoded by the coding sequence ATGGCTGATGTGAGCGTGCGACCGGCTCGACCCGAAGATGCATCGACGTTGGCCCAGATTCAGGTCGAGGTCTGGCAGACGGCGTACGGCTCGTTCCTCCCCCCGGCGATACTGGCTCTGACGTCGGCTGAGGTGAGGCCGCCCTGGTCGGCGGCGATCACCGACCCGCCGTCGGCCCAGCACCACGTGCTGGTCGCGCAGGAGCAGGAGTGGGTGGTCGGCTTCGTCGCGCTCGGCCCGGCCGATCCTGAGGAGCCGACGCCGGATGTCGCTAACACCGGCCTCCTCGGGCCTATCCTCGTCCAGCCGCGCTGGGGGCGTCGCGGGCACGGATCCCGGTTGCTGGCCGCGAGCGTCGAACATGCTCTGAATGACGGAATGACCAGACTTATCTGCTGGATCGCTGAGGCCGACCAGGTATCCCGCACCTTTCTGAGCACGGCGGGGTGGCAGGTCGACGGGTACGCGCGAGCACTCGACACCGGGTCGGGGGAACTACGCGAGATCCGGCTCCACACGAGCCTGACCGACGACGAGAAGTCGACGCAGCCATGA
- a CDS encoding membrane-associated protein, whose protein sequence is MFEHIMTRIGDATGTWLYVIAAGLAFAEAAFLLGVVLPGETALLVAGVFCERGVLDLRIMIPVAIVAAIAGDSVGYEFGRKFGPSLRRSRAGLRVGEQRWATVDAFLHRHGGKAVFLGRMTALLRALMPSMAGMSGMHYWTFLFWNALGGVIWATGCVLLGYAFSSALGTIGSTLTWAPLAILVLVAVIYLLLHRRRRRRERAEGQSMAGVASADEAE, encoded by the coding sequence ATGTTCGAGCACATCATGACCCGGATCGGCGATGCGACGGGCACGTGGCTCTACGTCATCGCCGCCGGCCTCGCCTTCGCCGAAGCAGCCTTCCTGCTCGGCGTGGTGCTGCCGGGCGAGACCGCGCTCCTGGTCGCCGGCGTCTTCTGTGAGCGTGGCGTGCTCGACCTTCGGATCATGATTCCGGTTGCCATCGTCGCGGCGATCGCCGGCGACTCGGTCGGCTACGAGTTCGGTCGCAAGTTCGGCCCGTCGCTGCGTCGCTCGCGGGCCGGCCTGCGCGTCGGTGAGCAGCGCTGGGCGACGGTGGACGCGTTCCTGCACCGCCACGGTGGAAAGGCTGTCTTTCTCGGACGGATGACCGCGCTGCTGCGCGCGCTGATGCCATCGATGGCCGGCATGAGTGGCATGCATTACTGGACGTTTCTCTTCTGGAATGCGCTGGGTGGCGTGATCTGGGCGACCGGATGCGTGCTGCTGGGCTACGCCTTCTCCTCCGCTCTCGGCACGATCGGCTCGACCCTCACCTGGGCACCGCTGGCGATCCTGGTCCTGGTGGCGGTCATCTACCTGCTGCTGCACCGGCGACGCCGCCGGCGCGAGCGGGCCGAGGGGCAGTCCATGGCCGGAGTGGCCAGCGCCGACGAGGCCGAGTAG
- a CDS encoding thymidylate synthase (FAD), which translates to MTDIVSPKVQVIAWTHFESPEDIPWETDADGGQALAEFAGRACYQSWKKPNPATATNAGYLHHILEVGHLSVLEHGTVTFYLSGISRSLTHELIRHRHFSYSQLSQRYVPERDAAMVEPDVIADDPVLHAKFVEATNAAVGAYTEILEGLEKRFADVEHATLRRKQARQAARALLPNATETRIVVTGNYRAWRHFVAMRASEHADVEIRQLAIACLRELKRVAGNVFADFEITVLPDGTEVASSPMVSEG; encoded by the coding sequence GTGACAGACATCGTTTCGCCAAAGGTTCAGGTCATTGCCTGGACGCACTTCGAGTCGCCCGAGGACATCCCCTGGGAGACCGACGCCGACGGTGGGCAGGCGCTGGCTGAGTTCGCCGGACGGGCCTGCTATCAGTCCTGGAAGAAGCCGAATCCAGCCACCGCCACCAACGCCGGGTACCTCCACCACATCCTCGAGGTGGGGCACCTCTCAGTGCTGGAGCATGGCACTGTCACGTTCTACCTCTCGGGCATCTCCCGCTCGCTCACCCACGAGTTGATCCGGCACCGGCACTTCAGCTACTCGCAACTCTCGCAGCGCTACGTGCCCGAGCGTGATGCGGCGATGGTCGAGCCCGATGTCATCGCTGACGACCCAGTACTGCACGCCAAATTCGTGGAGGCCACCAACGCTGCCGTCGGTGCATACACCGAGATCCTCGAAGGCCTTGAGAAGCGTTTCGCGGACGTCGAGCACGCGACGCTGCGCCGCAAGCAGGCCCGCCAGGCGGCCCGAGCGCTACTGCCGAACGCGACCGAGACGCGAATCGTCGTCACCGGCAACTACCGGGCGTGGCGGCACTTCGTCGCGATGCGCGCCTCCGAGCATGCTGACGTCGAGATCCGTCAGCTCGCGATCGCCTGCCTTCGCGAGTTGAAGCGAGTCGCCGGAAACGTCTTCGCGGACTTCGAGATCACCGTGCTGCCCGACGGCACCGAGGTCGCGTCCAGCCCGATGGTGAGCGAAGGCTGA